In Liquorilactobacillus hordei DSM 19519, the following proteins share a genomic window:
- a CDS encoding flavocytochrome c, whose product MPEKFVFTSNPIEQLEKEYDVVIIGSGSTGLTCAIQAYELGLKPVILEKMDKIGGNTNRASSGMNAAETEVQLANGVVDSFADFYKETYQGGGKLNNQEMLEYFATHTALAIEWLSSHEIELTDLTVTGGMSKKRAHRPASTAPVGAYLIKGLLRIIQKASIPLFTQVKVEHLKKQPSGTQVAISIDEGVQKTIVGRSIVIATGGFGAGSEWIKKYRPELLNYKTTNHSGATGDGLLMAQEIGAELIQMEMIQIHPTVQQDTPHAYLIGETVRGEGAILVSNEGKRFVDELNTRKVVSRAITSLPEKSAYLIFDEKVRSRVKAIEFYNHIGLVESAATVAELAEVLKIDKQNLTSTLAGWNKAVTTKSDTEFGRKTGMNNKLDAGPFYAIHVAPAVHYTMGGIHVDERTRVLDGNGYVIPGIFAAGEVAGGLHGNNRIGGNSIAETVVFGRQAAQQAFVYLKK is encoded by the coding sequence ATGCCTGAAAAGTTTGTTTTTACATCTAATCCTATTGAGCAACTTGAGAAGGAATACGATGTAGTAATAATAGGTTCTGGGAGTACAGGACTGACTTGTGCAATCCAAGCATATGAACTTGGACTTAAGCCAGTCATTTTAGAAAAAATGGATAAGATTGGTGGAAATACTAATCGTGCATCTTCAGGAATGAATGCTGCCGAAACAGAAGTTCAGCTAGCTAACGGAGTAGTTGATAGCTTTGCTGATTTTTACAAGGAGACCTATCAAGGCGGAGGAAAACTGAATAATCAGGAAATGCTAGAATACTTTGCCACACATACAGCATTAGCAATTGAATGGCTTTCTTCCCATGAGATAGAGCTAACCGACTTAACGGTGACAGGTGGAATGAGCAAAAAAAGAGCCCATCGACCAGCTTCAACTGCACCAGTTGGGGCATATTTGATTAAAGGGTTGTTACGCATTATCCAAAAAGCCAGCATTCCTTTATTTACACAGGTAAAAGTGGAACATTTAAAAAAGCAACCTTCTGGAACGCAGGTAGCTATCAGTATCGATGAAGGGGTACAAAAGACGATTGTAGGAAGGTCAATTGTTATTGCAACAGGAGGTTTTGGGGCTGGCAGCGAGTGGATAAAGAAATACCGTCCAGAACTGCTAAATTATAAAACAACCAATCATAGTGGTGCAACTGGTGATGGATTATTAATGGCGCAGGAGATAGGTGCCGAATTAATTCAGATGGAAATGATCCAGATCCATCCAACTGTGCAACAAGATACACCACATGCTTATTTGATAGGTGAAACAGTCCGTGGTGAAGGAGCAATTCTTGTCTCTAACGAAGGGAAACGATTTGTTGACGAGCTTAATACAAGAAAAGTCGTGTCGCGTGCGATTACTTCTTTACCGGAAAAAAGTGCATATTTAATTTTTGATGAAAAGGTCAGGAGCCGTGTTAAAGCAATTGAATTCTATAATCATATCGGATTAGTTGAGAGTGCTGCTACTGTTGCTGAATTGGCAGAAGTTTTAAAAATTGATAAGCAAAATTTAACTTCGACTTTGGCAGGGTGGAATAAAGCAGTTACAACTAAATCAGATACGGAATTTGGTAGAAAAACTGGGATGAATAACAAACTAGATGCTGGGCCATTTTATGCAATTCATGTTGCACCAGCTGTTCACTATACAATGGGTGGGATTCATGTCGATGAAAGAACCAGAGTGTTAGACGGAAACGGCTATGTAATTCCGGGAATTTTTGCAGCTGGAGAAGTGGCTGGTGGATTACATGGTAATAACCGAATCGGGGGCAACTCAATTGCAGAAACAGTTGTTTTTGGGAGACAAGCAGCACAACAGGCATTTGTGTATTTGAAGAAATAA
- a CDS encoding class II fumarate hydratase — MDFRIESDTIGPVNIPVDALWGAQTQRSRQNFKAGNKMPLDVIRVLLIIKRSAAVANCQLGKMTKEKSDLIVKAVDTLLRLENSELRRDFPLRVYQTGSGTQTNMNVNEVIAHMAKKLDASLEILPNDDVNMGQSSNDVFPTAMNIAAMQALKHVIEEVQKLTDELKNKQRLYWETVKIGRTHLQDATPLTFGQEISGWVSMLEHDLEFINSTKDSLYELPLGGTAVGTGLNTTVKFTEIVNTEINNYYHSSFNVKNNKFYGLAAHSAINAVHGTLKTLAADLLKIANDVRFLASGPRAGYGELNIPANEPGSSIMPGKVNPTQAEALTMAAVRVIGNDTVISVAASQGNFEMNVYKPLIIDAFLESVSLLTLTVNGFNKKMIAGMTVNEKRMGELVDNSLMTVTALSPHLGYHKSAEIAQKAQRQGISLREAALESGEISESDFDQWVDTKKMTMINPE, encoded by the coding sequence ATGGATTTTAGAATTGAGAGCGATACAATAGGGCCTGTAAATATTCCAGTAGACGCTTTGTGGGGAGCACAAACGCAGAGAAGTCGGCAAAATTTCAAGGCAGGGAATAAAATGCCATTAGATGTGATTAGAGTATTATTGATAATTAAAAGATCAGCTGCAGTGGCTAACTGTCAATTAGGAAAAATGACTAAAGAAAAAAGTGACTTAATTGTTAAAGCCGTAGATACTTTGTTACGACTTGAGAATTCGGAGTTAAGACGAGATTTTCCATTGCGGGTATATCAAACTGGATCTGGAACGCAAACCAATATGAATGTTAATGAGGTTATTGCGCATATGGCAAAGAAGCTTGACGCCAGTCTAGAGATCTTACCAAATGATGATGTTAATATGGGACAGAGTTCTAATGATGTTTTTCCTACTGCAATGAATATTGCAGCAATGCAGGCTTTGAAGCATGTAATTGAGGAAGTTCAAAAATTAACAGATGAATTGAAGAACAAACAAAGACTTTATTGGGAGACCGTGAAGATTGGGAGAACTCATCTACAAGATGCGACTCCATTAACTTTTGGTCAAGAAATCAGTGGTTGGGTTAGCATGCTAGAACATGACTTAGAATTCATCAATAGCACAAAGGATAGTTTGTACGAGTTACCTCTTGGGGGAACTGCAGTAGGAACAGGATTGAACACGACAGTAAAATTTACTGAGATAGTAAATACTGAAATTAATAATTATTATCATAGTAGTTTTAATGTGAAAAATAATAAGTTTTATGGGTTAGCAGCACATTCAGCAATAAATGCGGTGCATGGAACGTTAAAAACATTAGCTGCTGACTTACTTAAAATTGCGAATGATGTTAGATTCTTAGCAAGTGGTCCTCGTGCGGGATATGGTGAATTAAATATTCCTGCCAATGAACCTGGCTCATCAATCATGCCAGGAAAAGTTAATCCAACACAAGCTGAAGCATTAACCATGGCAGCCGTGCGTGTTATAGGTAATGATACGGTGATTTCAGTTGCAGCTTCTCAGGGTAATTTTGAAATGAATGTTTATAAGCCTTTGATTATTGATGCATTTTTAGAATCCGTGAGCCTATTGACACTTACCGTCAATGGGTTTAATAAAAAAATGATTGCTGGAATGACCGTTAATGAGAAGCGAATGGGCGAATTAGTAGATAATTCACTAATGACGGTCACGGCACTATCTCCGCATTTGGGATATCATAAGAGTGCCGAAATAGCACAAAAAGCTCAAAGACAAGGAATTTCATTGAGAGAAGCAGCTTTAGAATCTGGTGAAATTTCTGAAAGTGATTTTGATCAATGGGTAGATACTAAGAAGATGACAATGATTAATCCAGAGTAG
- a CDS encoding IS3 family transposase: MRRDYPFITLLKVAGLARSTYYYHLACLNRPDKYRQVKQIIRQEFARSHQTYGYRRMRFVLKQHHVKLCLETVRKIMFSMGLKVTLFSKHSGRYNSYHGHVGQVVPNLLKQQFKAHKPYTVLHTDVSQFKLTCGKWGYISTVIDEASNEVLAAKVSSTPNRVLIDQTLETVIKKIPATTKPILHSDQGWQYQMTNYQAKLRHHHFIQSMSRKGNCLDNAPVESFFSMLKRECLRRIKVTSLSELSTLVEHYVAWYNNQRISLKRHGLTPVEYRKQYLTNN, encoded by the coding sequence TTGCGGCGTGATTATCCCTTTATTACGCTCTTAAAAGTTGCGGGACTTGCGCGTTCGACGTATTACTATCATTTAGCTTGTCTAAACCGGCCTGATAAATATCGTCAGGTTAAACAAATTATTCGGCAAGAATTTGCCCGCTCTCATCAAACTTATGGTTATCGTCGCATGAGATTTGTTTTAAAACAGCATCATGTTAAACTTTGTCTAGAAACTGTTCGTAAAATTATGTTTTCTATGGGTCTGAAAGTTACTCTTTTTTCAAAACATTCTGGTCGGTACAACTCATATCATGGTCATGTTGGACAGGTGGTACCTAACTTGCTCAAGCAACAATTCAAGGCCCATAAACCATATACTGTTTTGCATACTGACGTCAGTCAGTTTAAACTTACGTGTGGAAAATGGGGTTATATTTCGACAGTTATTGATGAGGCTAGTAATGAAGTTTTAGCCGCTAAAGTTAGTTCAACACCCAATCGTGTTTTAATCGATCAAACCCTTGAGACAGTCATTAAAAAGATTCCCGCAACAACTAAACCAATTCTACACTCTGATCAAGGATGGCAATATCAAATGACCAATTATCAAGCTAAACTAAGACATCATCATTTCATTCAAAGCATGTCCCGTAAGGGAAATTGTTTAGACAATGCTCCAGTTGAGAGCTTTTTCAGTATGCTTAAACGTGAATGTTTAAGGCGCATTAAGGTTACTTCGCTCAGTGAACTAAGTACATTAGTGGAACATTATGTTGCTTGGTATAATAACCAGCGAATTTCACTTAAGCGTCACGGATTAACTCCAGTCGAATATCGTAAACAGTATCTAACTAATAATTAA
- a CDS encoding glycerol-3-phosphate dehydrogenase/oxidase has product MTVFNMQTREKNLQKMQNEELDVLVIGGGITGVGIALDAETRGLKTGLIEMRDFASGTSSRSTKLVHGGLRYLKQLAVHEVAEVGSERAIVYENAPHVTTPVKMMLPFYAGGTFGKFTTAIALDVYDYLAKVKKSERKFMLDPSDSLKREPYLKADGLKGTGVYVEYRTDDARLVLEVAKEANEQGVLLANYTKVTDLTYNGQGHVNGARYIDQVSGETGTIYAKRVVNAAGPWVDNIRQMDGSDIGKHLHLTKGVHLVVDNAKFPVKNAIFFDTPFNDKRMMFVIPREGKTYFGTTDTSWDKDAKEPSITSKDVHYILSAVNQMFAIEPLTFADVESAWSGVRPLIQEEGKSPSEISRKDEIFHSDSGLYSIAGGKLTGYRKMAEKIVNKLAKDFAQEYGDYHYVDTQTEKLPLSGADNRGSQGFKEFLPEAVKRGIDAGLEEEQAEALVHRYGLNVDEVYKFLEESKEADTELEPIDYAQLHYGLEDEMVIHPIDYLLRRSSQMLFGFNHMKSVYKEIVDEMANYYNWSNETSEKMLVEVEKQIEIRQAFKEEEVTS; this is encoded by the coding sequence ATGACAGTTTTTAACATGCAGACGAGAGAAAAAAATTTGCAGAAAATGCAAAATGAAGAACTTGACGTACTGGTAATTGGCGGAGGGATAACAGGTGTTGGAATTGCCTTAGATGCTGAGACTAGGGGTTTAAAAACTGGCTTAATTGAAATGAGAGACTTTGCTTCTGGGACTTCCAGTAGATCAACTAAGTTGGTTCACGGTGGGCTACGTTATCTTAAACAACTGGCAGTTCATGAAGTTGCAGAGGTTGGTTCGGAACGTGCAATTGTTTATGAGAATGCTCCACATGTGACGACACCCGTGAAGATGATGCTGCCTTTTTATGCTGGTGGAACCTTTGGCAAATTCACAACAGCAATTGCACTGGATGTCTATGATTACTTAGCGAAGGTCAAAAAAAGTGAGCGGAAATTTATGCTCGATCCTAGTGATTCACTTAAACGTGAGCCATACCTAAAAGCAGATGGGTTAAAAGGGACTGGAGTGTACGTTGAATATCGAACTGATGATGCTCGTCTTGTCTTAGAAGTGGCTAAGGAAGCAAATGAACAAGGTGTCTTATTGGCAAATTATACAAAGGTTACAGATCTAACATATAATGGCCAAGGGCATGTAAACGGAGCAAGGTATATAGACCAGGTATCTGGCGAAACAGGAACAATTTATGCGAAGCGTGTTGTTAATGCTGCGGGTCCGTGGGTAGATAACATCAGACAGATGGATGGCTCTGATATTGGAAAGCACTTGCATCTTACTAAGGGTGTTCATTTGGTTGTTGATAATGCGAAGTTTCCAGTAAAAAATGCAATCTTTTTTGATACTCCATTCAATGATAAGAGAATGATGTTCGTTATCCCACGTGAAGGTAAAACTTATTTTGGGACAACTGATACTAGCTGGGATAAAGATGCAAAGGAACCATCGATTACAAGTAAGGATGTGCATTACATTTTAAGTGCTGTTAACCAGATGTTTGCAATCGAGCCACTGACCTTCGCGGATGTTGAATCAGCTTGGTCAGGTGTTAGACCGCTGATTCAAGAAGAAGGGAAAAGTCCATCTGAAATATCACGTAAAGATGAGATTTTCCACTCTGATTCAGGTTTATATTCAATTGCTGGTGGTAAGCTAACTGGATATCGCAAAATGGCCGAAAAAATTGTTAATAAATTGGCTAAAGATTTTGCACAAGAATATGGGGACTATCATTATGTGGATACACAAACGGAAAAATTACCATTATCAGGGGCTGACAACAGAGGGAGTCAAGGATTTAAAGAGTTTTTGCCAGAGGCAGTAAAGCGTGGAATTGACGCAGGATTGGAAGAGGAACAGGCAGAAGCTTTGGTCCATCGTTATGGTCTGAATGTCGATGAGGTTTACAAATTCTTAGAAGAATCCAAGGAAGCAGATACAGAATTGGAACCAATTGATTATGCACAACTACATTATGGTTTGGAAGATGAAATGGTAATTCACCCGATTGATTACCTTCTACGTAGAAGTAGTCAAATGTTATTTGGATTTAACCACATGAAGTCGGTTTACAAAGAAATAGTTGATGAAATGGCTAATTATTATAATTGGTCAAATGAAACAAGTGAAAAGATGTTGGTTGAAGTTGAAAAACAAATTGAAATTAGACAGGCTTTCAAGGAAGAAGAAGTTACCAGTTAA
- a CDS encoding PTS sugar transporter subunit IIB encodes MSEKTIMLCCAAGMSTSMLVAKMQGAAKEQGKEYDIFAVSASEVDQKLVEKEIDVVLLGPQIRYMKNDINKKLVGKNIPMDVIDMQAYGMMNGAKVLKQAEDLMA; translated from the coding sequence ATGAGTGAAAAGACCATTATGTTATGTTGTGCAGCAGGAATGAGTACCAGCATGCTTGTCGCTAAGATGCAAGGTGCGGCAAAAGAACAAGGTAAAGAATATGATATTTTTGCAGTCTCAGCTTCTGAAGTTGATCAAAAGTTAGTAGAAAAAGAAATTGATGTTGTTTTATTAGGACCACAGATTAGATATATGAAGAACGATATTAATAAGAAATTAGTAGGTAAAAATATACCAATGGATGTAATTGATATGCAGGCTTATGGGATGATGAATGGAGCGAAGGTTTTAAAACAAGCAGAAGATCTGATGGCTTAA
- a CDS encoding glycoside hydrolase family 1 protein gives MSFPDNFLWGGATAANQYEGAYLEDGKGLNTSDVLTNGSHTEARKVTWIDKQTNEKGYTPVLWGEKFEMPEGVTPAVLDDAYYPSHTATDFYHHYKEDIALMAEMGFKVYRLSINWARIFPNGDDEQPNELGLEFYDKVFDELKKYGIEPLVTLSHYETPLNLSIKYGGWIDRKLIDYFERYSKVVIERYHDRVKYWLTFNEINALDLAPYIAGGVLNPTPQNRAQAAHNQFVASAKVVKLAHKIDKEIKVGQMLAFQPLYSYTCDPVDQVKIMELNQKMLFYSDVQTGGKYPEYRWKQYEREGIILEDSPEDYEMLAKYPADFLSFSCYGSSVFTTHQKEAENSGNLGANGVKNPYLETNAWGWATDPECLRIALNTLWDRYHKPLWIVENGIGWADVLEDGKIHDDYRVKYLKANIKSMKDAIELDGVDLLGYTMWGCIDLVSAGTGEMRKRYGFVYIDRDDQGNGTLKRIPKDSFYWYKKVIQNNGSEF, from the coding sequence ATGAGTTTTCCAGATAATTTTTTGTGGGGTGGAGCGACAGCGGCTAACCAGTATGAAGGAGCATATCTAGAAGATGGCAAGGGATTAAACACGTCAGATGTACTGACTAATGGGTCACATACTGAAGCACGAAAAGTTACATGGATTGATAAGCAAACGAATGAGAAAGGGTATACTCCTGTATTATGGGGAGAGAAATTTGAAATGCCTGAGGGAGTAACTCCTGCAGTACTTGACGATGCATATTATCCCAGCCATACAGCAACCGATTTTTATCATCATTATAAAGAAGACATTGCTTTAATGGCCGAAATGGGATTTAAAGTATATCGCTTGTCAATTAATTGGGCAAGAATTTTCCCAAATGGAGATGATGAGCAGCCAAATGAATTAGGCTTAGAATTTTATGATAAGGTATTTGATGAGCTAAAAAAATATGGAATCGAGCCGCTGGTGACTCTCTCTCATTATGAAACGCCACTAAATCTGTCTATTAAGTATGGGGGGTGGATTGACCGCAAATTAATCGACTACTTTGAAAGATATTCAAAGGTTGTGATTGAACGCTATCATGATCGAGTAAAATATTGGTTGACGTTTAACGAGATTAATGCGCTGGACTTAGCTCCTTATATTGCAGGAGGTGTGCTAAACCCGACACCACAAAATCGGGCTCAAGCAGCACATAATCAATTTGTTGCCAGTGCAAAAGTGGTTAAACTTGCACATAAAATTGATAAGGAGATCAAGGTAGGGCAAATGTTGGCTTTTCAACCCTTATATTCATATACGTGTGATCCGGTCGATCAAGTTAAGATTATGGAACTTAACCAAAAAATGTTATTTTACTCGGATGTACAAACTGGTGGGAAGTATCCTGAGTATCGGTGGAAACAATATGAACGAGAGGGAATAATTCTAGAAGATAGTCCAGAGGATTATGAGATGCTTGCGAAATATCCTGCTGATTTTTTGAGTTTTTCATGTTATGGGTCATCCGTATTTACGACGCATCAAAAAGAAGCAGAAAATAGTGGGAATTTAGGAGCTAACGGAGTAAAAAATCCGTATTTGGAAACTAATGCATGGGGATGGGCTACTGACCCAGAATGTTTACGAATAGCGCTGAATACCTTGTGGGATAGGTATCACAAACCACTTTGGATTGTTGAAAACGGAATAGGTTGGGCTGATGTTCTTGAAGATGGTAAAATACACGATGATTATCGAGTTAAATATTTAAAAGCAAATATTAAATCAATGAAAGATGCAATTGAGCTTGATGGTGTTGACTTATTAGGATATACAATGTGGGGATGTATTGATTTGGTATCTGCAGGAACTGGTGAAATGAGAAAACGATACGGTTTTGTCTATATTGATCGTGATGATCAAGGAAATGGGACGCTAAAACGAATTCCAAAAGATTCATTTTACTGGTATAAGAAAGTAATTCAGAATAATGGTTCAGAATTTTAA
- the glpK gene encoding glycerol kinase GlpK, protein MAENYILTIDEGTTSTRALIIDHAGKIVADAQREFPQYFPNPGWVEHNANEIWNAVLSTIANAFINSGIQPKQIKAVGITNQRETTVVWDKETGLPIYNAIVWQSRQTNDIAQELKNKKYAKMIHEKTGLVIDPYFSATKVRWILDHVKGAQERAEKGELLFGTIDTWIAWKLSGGEIHVTDYSNASRTMLFNIHDLKWDKDILQLLNIPEVMLPEVKSNSEVYGTTANYHFYGSAVPIAGMAGDQQSALFGQLALESGMVKNTYGTGSFIVMNTGTEPVMSANNLLTTIAYGIDGKVNYALEGSVFVSGSAIQWLRDSMQLVDSAPDSEKAALESKSQDEVYVVPAFTGLGAPYWDSDARGAVFGITRGTTRKDFIKAVLQSLAYQSKDVVDTMYEDTKIKIPVLRVDGGASNNNYLMQFQSDILNVPIERAANVETTAMGAAFLAGLAVGFWDSVDDLKKIFSVGKKFEPDMDEERRNDLYTGWKHAVNATMEFKYNKHQ, encoded by the coding sequence ATGGCAGAGAACTACATTTTGACGATTGATGAAGGTACAACAAGCACAAGAGCATTGATTATTGATCATGCTGGTAAAATCGTAGCGGATGCACAGCGTGAATTTCCGCAATACTTCCCGAATCCAGGTTGGGTGGAACATAATGCTAATGAGATATGGAATGCAGTTCTATCAACAATTGCAAATGCATTTATTAACTCAGGGATACAACCAAAACAAATTAAAGCTGTTGGTATTACGAACCAACGTGAAACAACTGTAGTCTGGGACAAAGAGACAGGATTACCGATTTATAATGCAATTGTCTGGCAGTCCAGACAGACAAATGATATTGCGCAAGAACTGAAAAATAAAAAATATGCAAAGATGATACATGAGAAAACAGGACTGGTAATTGATCCATATTTTTCTGCTACAAAAGTACGCTGGATTCTTGATCATGTTAAAGGGGCACAAGAGCGGGCAGAAAAGGGCGAATTACTTTTTGGAACAATTGACACTTGGATTGCATGGAAGTTATCAGGCGGAGAAATTCATGTTACAGATTATAGTAATGCTAGTCGTACTATGTTATTTAATATTCACGATCTCAAATGGGATAAAGATATTTTGCAATTATTGAATATTCCTGAAGTAATGCTCCCAGAAGTGAAAAGTAACTCGGAAGTATATGGAACAACGGCTAATTACCATTTCTACGGCAGTGCAGTTCCAATTGCAGGAATGGCTGGTGACCAACAGAGTGCATTGTTTGGACAACTAGCTTTAGAATCAGGGATGGTTAAAAATACTTATGGAACTGGATCGTTTATTGTGATGAATACTGGAACAGAACCTGTAATGTCAGCAAATAATTTGTTAACGACGATTGCATATGGGATTGATGGCAAAGTTAATTATGCGCTAGAAGGCTCAGTCTTTGTATCCGGTTCAGCTATTCAATGGCTAAGAGATTCGATGCAACTAGTTGATAGTGCTCCAGATTCGGAAAAAGCTGCATTGGAGTCGAAAAGTCAGGATGAAGTCTATGTTGTTCCTGCGTTTACTGGATTAGGTGCTCCGTATTGGGATTCTGATGCTCGTGGAGCCGTTTTTGGAATTACTCGAGGAACTACACGAAAAGATTTTATCAAGGCTGTTTTACAGTCATTAGCGTATCAGTCTAAAGATGTAGTTGACACAATGTATGAGGATACAAAAATCAAAATCCCGGTTTTAAGAGTAGATGGTGGAGCATCAAATAATAATTATTTAATGCAATTCCAATCTGATATTTTGAATGTACCAATTGAAAGGGCAGCTAATGTTGAAACGACAGCAATGGGAGCAGCTTTCTTGGCGGGATTAGCAGTTGGTTTCTGGGATAGTGTTGATGACTTGAAGAAGATTTTCTCAGTTGGAAAGAAATTTGAGCCAGACATGGATGAGGAACGACGTAATGACTTGTACACTGGCTGGAAACATGCAGTTAACGCGACAATGGAATTCAAGTATAACAAACACCAATAA
- a CDS encoding TetR/AcrR family transcriptional regulator produces the protein MNKEREMYEKIIHLIEKKGTKFTTDELASELKISKRTLYTLFPNKVAIINETIDFVFYEFRDSWEAEALEGKTSLSDLLKCQWDNFPDNYDVDKLIKFAVKIRNDYPEQWAKLEENIDETSELIYKVLIENEDIRVLTSTEKKVLQMLVRQTFRCLLGENYLEENGLNFKETVMSLLRMILFGIQY, from the coding sequence ATGAATAAAGAGAGAGAAATGTATGAAAAAATTATACATCTGATAGAAAAGAAGGGGACAAAGTTTACCACAGATGAACTTGCCAGCGAACTTAAGATTAGTAAAAGAACTTTGTATACACTTTTTCCAAATAAAGTAGCAATTATTAATGAAACAATTGACTTTGTATTTTACGAATTCAGAGATAGTTGGGAGGCGGAAGCACTGGAAGGAAAGACATCCCTTTCAGATTTGCTGAAGTGTCAATGGGACAACTTTCCTGATAATTACGATGTGGATAAGTTGATTAAGTTTGCAGTAAAAATCAGAAATGATTATCCAGAACAATGGGCTAAATTAGAAGAAAATATTGACGAGACCAGTGAACTAATATATAAGGTTTTGATTGAAAATGAAGATATCAGAGTATTAACTAGTACAGAGAAAAAAGTATTGCAGATGCTAGTACGGCAGACATTTAGATGTTTGCTTGGAGAAAACTATCTTGAAGAAAATGGACTGAATTTCAAGGAAACAGTAATGTCACTTCTCAGAATGATTTTATTTGGAATACAGTACTAG
- a CDS encoding aspartate/glutamate racemase family protein, producing MKKIGLIGGMGPVSTIDYYQQIVIKFQQKRPHSCPPIVIDSLDVFELLTLEELEDKQQLLQVLLASLKNLKKAGADFAALTANTPHMIFDELAKVSPLPLISIVDSTLIAIKKNRQQRIGLLGTKMTMELGFYQKKMQSAGINLVCPSEKQIAIIHQIISEELEVGIVTTQSKQTLLEIIKEMDTKNNLEGIILGCTELPLILSQKDIDMTVYDTVSIHVNDILKAALQN from the coding sequence ATGAAAAAAATAGGTTTGATTGGTGGGATGGGTCCAGTCTCAACAATTGATTATTATCAACAAATAGTAATTAAATTTCAGCAAAAGAGGCCGCATTCTTGCCCGCCAATTGTAATTGACAGTCTGGATGTTTTTGAACTTCTAACATTGGAGGAACTAGAAGATAAGCAACAACTCTTACAGGTTCTTTTAGCTAGTCTAAAAAACTTGAAAAAAGCAGGTGCGGATTTCGCAGCTCTAACTGCGAATACACCTCATATGATTTTTGACGAATTGGCCAAAGTTTCGCCACTACCTTTAATAAGTATTGTTGATTCAACTCTAATCGCAATTAAGAAAAACAGACAGCAAAGAATTGGACTGCTTGGTACAAAAATGACTATGGAACTCGGATTTTACCAAAAAAAGATGCAATCCGCTGGCATAAACCTTGTGTGCCCTTCTGAAAAACAAATTGCCATTATTCATCAAATAATATCAGAAGAATTAGAAGTTGGTATTGTGACTACCCAAAGTAAACAAACATTACTTGAAATAATCAAAGAAATGGACACGAAAAACAACCTAGAAGGCATAATTCTAGGTTGTACCGAACTTCCATTAATCCTAAGCCAAAAAGATATTGATATGACTGTATATGATACTGTTTCAATTCATGTGAACGATATTCTCAAAGCTGCATTGCAAAATTAA
- a CDS encoding helix-turn-helix domain-containing protein, whose translation MTRNYTYSFKLKVVKEYLNGENSLHTLCLKYKMPSDTPLVIWVSRYKAFGPTGLKQLKRRHYSNDFKVAVITYYLNHSTSIQKTAIHFDISHTVVYNWLKLMRQFGIKAVISSKIGRPKMVKKKKETSKKKTEQQLIERQQKQIRHLEQELSYTKIENVYLKKLDAVIRNKKQH comes from the coding sequence TTGACACGTAATTATACCTACAGCTTTAAGTTGAAAGTAGTTAAAGAATATTTAAATGGTGAAAATTCACTCCACACACTGTGTCTGAAATATAAGATGCCGAGTGATACTCCGTTAGTAATTTGGGTGTCGCGTTATAAAGCTTTTGGCCCTACCGGTCTTAAACAGCTTAAACGCCGACACTATTCTAATGATTTCAAGGTAGCGGTTATTACCTATTACTTGAACCATTCTACCAGTATTCAAAAAACAGCCATCCACTTTGATATCAGCCACACAGTCGTTTATAATTGGCTTAAATTAATGCGGCAATTTGGAATTAAAGCCGTAATTTCATCTAAGATAGGACGACCCAAGATGGTTAAGAAAAAGAAAGAAACATCCAAGAAAAAGACCGAACAACAGTTAATAGAGAGACAACAAAAACAAATCAGACATTTAGAACAGGAACTTTCCTATACTAAAATTGAGAATGTTTATCTAAAAAAATTGGATGCCGTAATTCGAAACAAAAAACAGCACTAA